The following coding sequences are from one Phycisphaeraceae bacterium window:
- a CDS encoding elongation factor G: MAHAPADIRNIVLTGHGGCGKTTLVERLLFEAKATKRIGTVEEGTTVSDNSPEEKAHKHSLSATPVHFDFHGHLVNLIDTPGLSDFIGHAIAAMPAAETVAVAVDAVRGIESTTRRLMSIAEERHIPRMIIVTKMEATEARLEDLVGRLREAFGSICLPINLPTKNRKDVVNVFDHDGTDDAGDDADFSSVKEAHRAIIEQIVEVEESLMETYLEKADQLDPEKVHAAFEKCLGEGHLVPICFVSAKTGAGIEDLLHLFADLCPAPTEVMPPEFLYRPIAPSGETGDELPFTPEPDPAGKTIAHIFKVTADPFVGKLAYFRVLSGTVKTKADLFINDQKKPIRVGHLFKAQGKEMAEVHDVTAGDIGVLAKIDEAHFDGVLHDSHEHDSVHLLPLALPRPLFGLAVELKNHADETKFATACHKLMEEDPCFRIERIAATKQTVMRGLGELHLRVILERLKAGYNIDLETSKPRIAYKETITSRSEGHHRHKKQTGGAGQFGEVYLRVEPLPPDHPDGFEFVSEVVGGTVPRQFWPAVEKGCRQVLSDGAIAGYPLTGVRVALYDGKYHDVDSKEVAFVTAGKKAFIDAIQKAKPVLMEPFVMLEVTLPSQHMGDLSGLLSGKRGRVLDTDVGSDGTAIIKAQAPLAELQNFSNELKSMTGGQGAYTMDYSHDERTPPHIQQDVVAAYKPHPDE, encoded by the coding sequence ATGGCCCACGCACCCGCCGACATCCGCAACATTGTTCTTACGGGTCACGGGGGATGCGGGAAGACGACGCTGGTCGAGCGGCTGCTCTTCGAGGCGAAGGCGACCAAACGCATCGGGACGGTCGAGGAGGGCACCACCGTCTCGGACAACTCGCCCGAGGAGAAGGCGCACAAGCACTCCCTCTCGGCCACGCCGGTGCACTTCGACTTCCACGGCCACCTGGTGAACCTGATCGACACGCCCGGGCTGTCGGACTTCATTGGGCACGCGATCGCCGCGATGCCCGCGGCAGAGACCGTCGCGGTCGCGGTCGATGCGGTGCGGGGGATCGAGTCGACCACGCGCCGGCTGATGTCGATCGCGGAGGAGCGGCATATCCCGCGGATGATCATCGTGACGAAGATGGAGGCCACCGAGGCCAGGCTCGAGGATCTCGTCGGGCGCCTCCGCGAGGCGTTCGGCTCCATCTGTCTACCGATCAACCTGCCGACGAAGAACCGAAAGGATGTCGTCAACGTCTTCGACCACGACGGGACCGACGACGCCGGGGACGATGCGGACTTTTCCTCGGTAAAGGAAGCCCATCGGGCGATCATCGAGCAGATTGTCGAGGTCGAAGAGTCGCTGATGGAAACGTACCTGGAGAAGGCCGACCAGCTCGACCCCGAAAAGGTGCACGCGGCGTTCGAGAAGTGCCTGGGCGAGGGGCACCTGGTGCCCATCTGCTTCGTCTCGGCCAAGACCGGGGCGGGCATCGAGGACCTGCTGCACCTGTTCGCCGACCTGTGCCCCGCGCCGACGGAGGTGATGCCCCCCGAGTTTCTCTACCGGCCGATCGCGCCCTCCGGCGAAACCGGGGACGAGCTGCCGTTCACCCCCGAGCCGGACCCGGCGGGGAAAACGATTGCGCACATCTTCAAGGTGACGGCCGATCCGTTCGTGGGGAAACTCGCGTACTTCCGTGTCCTCTCTGGGACGGTCAAGACCAAGGCCGACTTGTTCATCAACGACCAGAAGAAGCCCATCCGCGTGGGGCACCTCTTCAAGGCCCAGGGCAAGGAGATGGCGGAGGTGCACGACGTGACCGCCGGGGATATCGGCGTGCTGGCCAAGATCGACGAGGCGCACTTCGACGGCGTGCTGCACGACAGCCACGAGCACGACTCGGTGCACCTGCTCCCGTTGGCCCTGCCCCGCCCGTTGTTCGGCCTGGCGGTCGAACTGAAGAACCATGCCGACGAGACGAAGTTCGCCACCGCCTGCCACAAGCTGATGGAGGAGGACCCGTGCTTCCGCATCGAGCGGATCGCGGCGACGAAGCAGACGGTGATGCGCGGGCTCGGCGAGCTGCACCTGCGCGTGATCCTGGAGCGGCTCAAGGCCGGCTACAACATCGACCTGGAGACCAGCAAGCCGCGGATCGCGTACAAGGAGACCATCACCTCGCGTTCCGAGGGGCACCACCGGCACAAGAAGCAGACCGGCGGGGCCGGTCAGTTCGGCGAGGTCTATCTGCGTGTCGAGCCGCTGCCGCCGGACCATCCGGATGGGTTCGAGTTCGTCTCCGAGGTGGTGGGGGGGACGGTGCCGCGCCAGTTCTGGCCCGCCGTGGAGAAGGGGTGCCGGCAGGTTCTCAGCGACGGCGCGATCGCCGGCTATCCGCTGACAGGCGTGCGCGTGGCCCTGTACGACGGCAAGTACCACGACGTCGACAGCAAGGAAGTGGCGTTTGTCACCGCCGGCAAGAAGGCGTTCATCGATGCGATCCAGAAGGCCAAGCCGGTGCTGATGGAGCCGTTCGTGATGCTGGAGGTCACCTTGCCGAGTCAGCACATGGGCGACCTGTCCGGCCTGCTCTCGGGCAAGCGCGGGCGCGTGCTCGACACGGACGTGGGTTCGGACGGCACCGCGATCATCAAGGCCCAGGCCCCGCTGGCGGAACTGCAGAACTTCTCGAACGAGCTCAAGAGCATGACCGGCGGGCAGGGCGCGTACACCATGGACTACAGCCACGACGAGCGCACGCCGCCGCACATCCAGCAGGATGTCGTCGCCGCGTACAAGCCCCACCCCGACGAATGA
- the queA gene encoding tRNA preQ1(34) S-adenosylmethionine ribosyltransferase-isomerase QueA, whose product MLRTTALDYTLPAPMIATHPVQPRDSARLMVVSAHDANAPAAHATVRDLPDLLRAGDLLVVNSSRVLPARFRGVRADTGGIVDGLYLGPAPSAGPLPRWGVLLKARRAKPGVTVTLDNRSGSPSGISLRLLERHHDEDSESGGWVVELLGAGSTREALDHVGLTPLPPYIRQARKAAHDAGSDAEDQRVYQTVFAHDEAGEPHGAGGSVAAPTAGLHFTPELFDRLRAAGVETAEVTLHVGIGTFKPVDAEFVEQHPMHSEWCSIPESTGLAIDRARARGGRVIAVGTTTARTLETFADLPSLAQPGGMGTWTRILITPGHRWRWVDALLTNFHLPRSTLLAMVAARLGHDESAAQRLIAHYHEAIAAGYRFYSFGDAMLVR is encoded by the coding sequence GTGTTACGGACGACCGCGCTGGACTACACCCTCCCCGCGCCGATGATCGCGACGCACCCGGTGCAGCCGCGCGACTCGGCCCGCCTCATGGTGGTGAGTGCGCACGACGCCAACGCCCCGGCCGCTCACGCAACGGTCCGCGACCTCCCCGACCTGCTCCGCGCCGGCGACCTCCTGGTTGTGAACAGTTCCCGCGTCCTCCCCGCGAGGTTCCGGGGTGTGCGTGCCGACACGGGGGGAATCGTCGACGGCCTGTACCTCGGGCCTGCGCCAAGCGCCGGACCGCTCCCCCGGTGGGGCGTCCTGCTCAAGGCGCGCCGGGCCAAGCCGGGCGTGACGGTGACGCTCGACAACCGCTCGGGATCTCCCAGCGGGATCTCGCTCCGCCTGCTCGAACGCCACCATGACGAGGATTCCGAGAGTGGCGGCTGGGTCGTCGAGCTCCTCGGCGCAGGATCCACCCGTGAAGCCCTCGATCACGTCGGCCTCACCCCCCTGCCCCCCTACATCCGCCAGGCCCGGAAGGCCGCTCACGACGCCGGCAGCGATGCCGAGGACCAGCGCGTGTACCAGACCGTCTTCGCCCATGACGAGGCCGGCGAGCCGCACGGTGCGGGCGGCTCCGTCGCCGCGCCCACAGCGGGGCTCCATTTCACGCCGGAACTGTTCGATCGCCTCCGCGCGGCGGGCGTCGAGACCGCCGAGGTCACGCTGCACGTCGGCATCGGGACCTTCAAGCCCGTGGACGCCGAGTTCGTCGAGCAGCACCCGATGCACTCGGAGTGGTGCTCTATCCCCGAGTCCACCGGCTTGGCCATCGACCGGGCCCGGGCCCGTGGCGGGCGCGTCATCGCCGTCGGCACCACGACCGCCCGAACACTGGAAACGTTCGCCGATCTGCCGTCGCTCGCCCAGCCCGGCGGGATGGGGACCTGGACGCGGATCCTGATCACACCGGGCCACCGATGGCGGTGGGTCGATGCGCTGCTCACCAACTTCCACCTGCCCCGCAGCACGCTGCTGGCGATGGTCGCGGCCCGGTTGGGTCATGACGAGAGCGCGGCCCAACGCCTGATCGCGCACTACCACGAGGCGATCGCGGCGGGCTACCGGTTCTATTCGTTCGGAGACGCGATGCTGGTCCGCTGA